From one Microlunatus sp. Gsoil 973 genomic stretch:
- the serC gene encoding phosphoserine transaminase, with amino-acid sequence MTADLVIPAELLPADGRFGSGPSKIRPESLDVLTAAGRTLLGTSHRQAPVKNLVGRVRAGLRELYALPDGYQVVLGNGGSTTFWDIAVSSLITRRSAHGSFGEFSAKFAAAAKAAPHLEDPVLTTAPMGSVAVPEPVDGVDLYAWAHNETSTGAIAPVRRIEADGLTVVDATSAAGGVPVDISQTDVYYFAPQKNFGSDGGLWIAVLSPAAVERVEQVATSGRWIPPTLSLATAITNSAKDQTYNTPAVATLVLLADQIDWLNCSGGLGFAGARTAESSKRLYAWAEATEGVTPFVADPSLRSPVIGTIDFADDIDAGWLAATLRANGVVDTDPYRSLGRNQLRIGMFVNVEPDDITALTRCLDYLLERRPRAK; translated from the coding sequence GTGACCGCCGACCTCGTCATTCCTGCCGAACTGCTGCCCGCCGACGGCCGCTTCGGATCCGGCCCGTCGAAAATCCGGCCGGAGAGTCTGGACGTGCTGACCGCGGCCGGTCGTACGCTGCTGGGCACCTCGCACCGGCAGGCGCCGGTGAAGAATCTGGTCGGCCGGGTCCGTGCCGGACTTCGTGAGCTGTACGCGCTGCCCGACGGCTATCAGGTCGTCCTCGGCAATGGCGGGTCGACCACCTTCTGGGACATCGCCGTCAGCTCCTTGATCACCCGGCGGAGCGCACACGGAAGTTTCGGCGAGTTCTCGGCCAAGTTCGCCGCGGCCGCCAAGGCGGCACCACACCTGGAGGACCCGGTGCTGACGACCGCACCGATGGGCTCGGTCGCCGTTCCCGAGCCGGTGGACGGCGTCGACCTCTACGCCTGGGCGCACAACGAGACGTCGACGGGTGCGATCGCACCGGTGCGTCGCATCGAGGCCGACGGTCTGACGGTGGTCGATGCCACCTCGGCTGCCGGCGGCGTACCGGTCGACATCAGCCAGACCGACGTGTACTACTTCGCGCCGCAGAAGAACTTCGGATCCGACGGCGGCCTGTGGATCGCCGTGCTGTCGCCCGCCGCGGTGGAGCGCGTCGAGCAGGTCGCGACGTCGGGCCGTTGGATCCCGCCGACCCTGAGCCTCGCCACGGCGATCACCAACTCGGCCAAGGACCAGACCTACAACACCCCGGCGGTCGCCACCCTGGTGCTGCTTGCCGACCAGATCGACTGGCTGAACTGCTCGGGCGGTCTGGGTTTCGCCGGCGCGCGGACAGCCGAGTCATCCAAGCGGCTCTACGCCTGGGCCGAAGCCACCGAGGGGGTGACACCGTTCGTCGCCGACCCGTCGCTGCGTTCGCCGGTGATCGGCACGATCGACTTCGCCGACGACATCGACGCGGGCTGGCTGGCGGCGACTCTACGGGCCAACGGCGTCGTGGACACCGACCCCTATCGCAGTCTGGGTCGCAATCAGTTGCGGATCGGGATGTTCGTCAACGTCGAGCCCGACGACATCACCGCGCTCACCCGCTGCCTGGACTACCTGCTGGAGCGGCGCCCGCGCGCGAAGTAG